A genomic segment from Cyprinus carpio isolate SPL01 chromosome A4, ASM1834038v1, whole genome shotgun sequence encodes:
- the LOC122139429 gene encoding parathyroid hormone-related protein-like, whose translation MRTLCSRRVLQQWFFALFLLCSPVPHHGRPIDALSSRMRRSVTHAQLMHDKGRTLQDMKRRLWLQTLLHEVHTAEIRDVPQTRGGMASSGGGGALTVAMPMGVGMSIGTGTVHPKPAGGTKNLPISFRLEDEEGTNLPQETNKSQTYKESTLKAIGKRKKKGRVGKRREGEKRKRRARSLQEQH comes from the exons ATGAGGACGTTGTGCTCTAGACGGGTTCTGCAGCAGTGGTTCTTTGCTCTGTTCTTACTGTGTTCTCCTGTTCCGCACCACGGCAGGCCCATCGATGCCCTCAGCAGCCGAAT GAGGCGTTCAGTGACTCACGCTCAGCTGATGCATGATAAGGGCCGGACGCTGCAGGACATGAAGAGGCGCTTGTGGCTGCAGACGCTGCTGCATGAAGTTCACACGGCCGAGATCCGGGACGTCCCGCAGACCAGAGGAGGCATGGCCAGCAGCGGAGGGGGCGGCGCCCTCACGGTTGCCATGCCGATGGGAGTGGGCATGTCCATAGGAACCGGAACCGTCCACCCCAAACCCGCCGGAGGCACCAAGAACCTGCCGATCAGCTTCCGTCTGGAGGACGAGGAAGGAACCAACCTCCCGCAGGAAACCAACAAGTCCCAGACATACAAGGAGAGCACGCTGAAGGCCATcgggaagaggaagaagaaaggcCGCGTGGGGAAGAGGAGGGAGGgggagaagaggaagaggagggctCGATCGCTGCAGGAGCAGCACTAA